A genomic stretch from Aedes albopictus strain Foshan chromosome 2, AalbF5, whole genome shotgun sequence includes:
- the LOC109421207 gene encoding uncharacterized protein LOC109421207, with protein sequence MGCFGGSKSKKVQPSSQTKKCQKTKPKPWSESDWKKHGHYLSQLSVPKKNYAEERLYQTPQPRKVPLSVLKPRMETLSRPKAVIPSKHDCPVAPGKCHCHVADPIRRVPARAKSYVATQRINSLSQPKLDYQEMMRCFPMQRVMCLNKRVLTPRSAYRIKKLAMPKYQHLCTPESNPYGVKPEALLAMASPRTVALAQPKSLSWAN encoded by the exons ATGGGCTGTTTCGGTGGTAGCAAGTCGAAGAAAGTGCAACCCTCCTCTCAAACTAAAAAATGtcagaaaaccaaaccaaaaccatgGTCCGAAAGTGACTGGAAAAAGCACGGCCACTATCTGAGTCAACTATCCGTCCCGAAGAAAAACTATGCCGAGGAGAGACTTTACCAAACTCCG CAACCCCGAAAAGTTCCGCTAAGCGTCCTGAAACCCCGCATGGAAACCTTGTCCCGACCAAAGGCGGTCATCCCCTCCAAGCACGACTGTCCGGTGGCACCGGGCAAATGTCACTGCCACGTTGCCGACCCGATCCGAAGGGTACCGGCCCGGGCCAAAAGCTACGTCGCCACCCAACGGATCAACAGCCTCAGCCAGCCGAAGCTCGACTACCAGGAAATGATGCGCTGCTTCCCGATGCAGAGGGTGATGTGCCTGAACAAGCGGGTCCTTACGCCACGGTCCGCCTATCGGATCAAGAAGCTGGCGATGCCCAAGTATCAGCACCTGTGCACACCGGAAAGCAACCCGTACGGAGTGAAACCGGAAGCCCTGCTCGCCATGGCCAGCCCCCGTACGGTGGCACTTGCACAGCCGAAAAGTTTATCCTGGGCGAACTGA